The following are from one region of the Natronosporangium hydrolyticum genome:
- a CDS encoding C40 family peptidase, giving the protein MGTPARATRPLAHLALSTVLSLALVGTLAAPGHADRSQVPDGGEPPRAAGEVPMPDGGLATPITPDRLVDGPLAAEIAELELEIEALTLQLETISPELEPAQSAVEYAEIQLAEAVDTRDAAQEAVDTLVGESFRGAAALPTPQYLRKLPGLSAHAPLPVAAPLGVRTAARELVEAREAEQAAIELFAAAQDAEANLGDLFDDLATELSDLQLELDDLHQRNLAALAQQERQREASEQAGASDRFPDSQPVDGFEAHPDALRAVSFALGQLGKPYQWGAQGPDRFDCSGLVWAAYRHAGHSLPRVAADQYNGTSDRVVTRSAAAAQRGLLPGDLVFFSSAPNWQSIHHVGMYVGDGQMVHAPNRNEVVKVSPVWWSRFFGATRPVGAVPAEDPPSPTPPRPTPPRPTAPSPTGGPSPTLPPSTPPTSGPPSTSPPSTSPPTTSPPPTSPTPTTRPPTTTPPDTPPPTTTPPDTPPPTTPPPSPTPPPTTPPTTTSPTGTPNSTPTATAS; this is encoded by the coding sequence ATGGGCACACCCGCGCGCGCCACGCGACCGCTGGCGCACCTCGCGCTCTCCACTGTGCTGAGTCTAGCGCTCGTGGGGACGCTGGCCGCCCCTGGCCACGCCGACCGCAGCCAGGTCCCCGACGGCGGCGAACCGCCCCGGGCCGCCGGTGAAGTCCCGATGCCGGACGGTGGCCTGGCGACCCCGATCACGCCCGACCGACTGGTCGACGGCCCACTCGCCGCCGAAATCGCCGAGCTGGAGCTCGAGATCGAGGCGCTGACCCTGCAACTGGAGACGATCAGCCCGGAGCTCGAACCGGCCCAGTCCGCGGTCGAGTACGCCGAGATCCAGCTCGCCGAAGCAGTGGACACCCGGGACGCCGCACAGGAGGCCGTCGACACGCTGGTCGGCGAGTCGTTCCGGGGCGCCGCGGCCCTCCCCACCCCCCAATACCTGCGGAAGCTGCCGGGCCTCTCGGCCCACGCGCCGCTGCCGGTGGCCGCCCCGCTCGGTGTCCGCACCGCCGCCCGCGAGTTGGTCGAAGCCCGCGAGGCCGAGCAGGCGGCGATCGAACTCTTCGCCGCCGCCCAGGACGCCGAAGCCAACCTCGGCGACCTCTTCGACGACCTTGCGACCGAGCTGTCCGACCTGCAACTCGAACTCGACGACCTGCACCAGCGCAACCTCGCCGCGCTAGCCCAGCAGGAGCGGCAACGGGAGGCCTCCGAGCAGGCCGGCGCCAGCGACCGGTTCCCCGACTCACAGCCGGTCGACGGCTTCGAGGCGCACCCGGACGCGCTCCGGGCGGTCAGCTTCGCGCTCGGCCAACTAGGCAAGCCGTACCAATGGGGCGCCCAAGGGCCGGACCGGTTCGACTGCAGCGGCCTGGTCTGGGCCGCCTACCGACACGCCGGCCACTCCCTCCCCCGAGTCGCCGCCGACCAGTACAACGGCACCAGCGACCGGGTGGTGACCCGCTCGGCGGCGGCCGCCCAGCGCGGCCTGCTCCCGGGCGACCTGGTCTTCTTCAGCTCCGCGCCGAACTGGCAGTCCATCCACCACGTCGGCATGTACGTGGGCGACGGGCAGATGGTCCACGCCCCGAACCGGAATGAGGTGGTGAAGGTCTCACCGGTGTGGTGGTCCCGGTTCTTCGGCGCCACCCGGCCGGTCGGTGCGGTCCCGGCGGAGGACCCACCGAGCCCCACCCCACCGCGCCCCACCCCGCCGCGCCCCACTGCGCCGAGCCCAACTGGTGGCCCGAGCCCGACGCTGCCGCCCTCGACTCCACCAACGTCTGGCCCGCCGTCCACCTCACCGCCGTCCACCTCACCGCCGACGACGTCACCACCGCCGACCTCGCCGACGCCGACCACCCGGCCACCGACCACGACACCGCCGGACACCCCGCCGCCAACCACGACACCGCCGGACACCCCGCCGCCGACCACGCCACCACCCAGCCCGACCCCGCCCCCCACCACCCCGCCCACGACCACGTCGCCGACCGGGACGCCGAACAGCACCCCAACCGCCACCGCCAGCTAG
- a CDS encoding RloB family protein yields MRRRRDTKPLRRATARRPELRTVVVFCEGKNSEPDYIRGLKRLPEVVRDTALNLELHPRQGVPLTLVQMAADRLEDPEVDACWCVFDVEWPRNHPNLAEARQLAEARGIRLAISNPCFELWLVLHHQEFTKQVATAEAERLSRKLDGRSAKSIDSGFYLPLRKMAAARAAKLEERHAKDGTNFPHDNPSSGMHHLLRALEPGTQPAGPTAGGYA; encoded by the coding sequence ATGAGACGCCGCCGAGACACGAAACCGCTCAGACGCGCCACCGCCCGCCGCCCCGAACTCCGCACGGTTGTGGTCTTTTGCGAAGGCAAAAACTCCGAACCGGATTACATCAGAGGACTAAAACGACTTCCCGAGGTGGTTCGAGACACCGCCTTGAATCTTGAACTCCATCCGAGGCAGGGAGTGCCGTTGACCCTGGTCCAGATGGCCGCCGACCGGCTCGAGGACCCCGAAGTCGATGCGTGCTGGTGTGTCTTCGACGTGGAGTGGCCGAGGAATCATCCGAACCTCGCCGAGGCCCGGCAGCTAGCGGAGGCACGAGGCATCAGGCTGGCCATCTCGAACCCGTGCTTCGAACTCTGGCTTGTCCTCCATCACCAAGAGTTCACCAAGCAAGTAGCAACCGCAGAGGCCGAGCGGTTGAGCCGTAAACTCGACGGCCGATCCGCCAAGAGCATTGACAGCGGGTTCTACTTGCCGTTGCGCAAAATGGCGGCAGCGCGGGCAGCGAAGCTGGAAGAGCGGCATGCGAAGGATGGCACGAACTTCCCCCACGACAATCCCTCATCGGGGATGCACCACTTGCTGCGGGCGCTGGAGCCCGGGACCCAGCCGGCTGGGCCGACCGCCGGGGGGTACGCCTGA
- a CDS encoding homogentisate 1,2-dioxygenase — protein MPFYRSVGEVPPKRHTQFRQPDGSLYAEELMGQEGFSSDSSLLYHRHLPTAIVAATPYQPATWSRTPNQPLTPRHLRTHKLDTGGDPVLDRQPLLANDDCRISYVVADRPSPLYRNAIGDECLYLEDGSARLESSFGVLELTAGDYVIIPTSVIYRLVPVDGPVRLLTVEATGHIGPPKRYLSVRGQFLEHAPYCERDLRGPTAPLLVDGSDVEVYVQHRVRGGTAWTRHVFAHHPFDVVGWDGCLYPWAFSIHDFEPITGRIHQPPPAHQTFQGPNFVICSFVPRKVDYHPLAVPVPYNHHNVDSDEVLFYAGGDYEARRGSGIGQGSISLHPGGFTHGPQPGAAERSIGAERFDELAVMVDTFRPLDLCEPALAVADEEYAWTWSRR, from the coding sequence ATGCCGTTCTACCGCTCGGTCGGTGAGGTGCCACCCAAGCGCCACACCCAGTTCCGGCAGCCAGACGGGTCGCTCTACGCCGAGGAGCTGATGGGCCAGGAGGGCTTCTCTTCAGACTCCTCCCTGCTGTACCACCGGCACCTCCCCACCGCGATCGTCGCCGCCACCCCCTACCAGCCCGCCACCTGGTCGCGGACCCCGAACCAGCCGCTGACGCCGCGGCACCTGCGCACCCACAAGCTGGACACCGGCGGCGACCCGGTGCTCGACCGGCAACCGCTGCTCGCCAACGACGACTGCCGGATCTCCTACGTAGTGGCCGACCGCCCGTCCCCGCTCTACCGCAACGCGATCGGCGACGAGTGCCTCTACCTGGAGGACGGCAGCGCCCGGCTGGAATCTAGCTTCGGCGTCCTCGAGTTGACCGCCGGCGACTACGTGATCATCCCGACCTCGGTCATCTACCGGCTGGTGCCGGTCGACGGCCCGGTCCGGCTGCTCACCGTCGAGGCGACCGGCCATATCGGACCACCCAAGCGGTATCTCTCCGTCCGCGGGCAGTTCCTGGAGCACGCGCCGTACTGCGAACGCGATCTCCGCGGCCCGACCGCCCCGCTGCTGGTGGACGGCTCCGACGTCGAGGTGTACGTGCAGCACCGGGTACGCGGCGGCACCGCCTGGACCCGGCACGTCTTCGCCCACCACCCCTTCGACGTGGTCGGCTGGGACGGGTGCCTCTACCCGTGGGCGTTCTCGATCCACGACTTCGAGCCGATCACCGGCCGGATCCACCAGCCACCGCCGGCGCACCAGACCTTCCAGGGGCCGAACTTCGTGATCTGCTCGTTCGTGCCCCGCAAGGTCGACTACCACCCACTGGCGGTCCCGGTCCCCTACAACCACCACAACGTCGACTCCGACGAGGTGCTCTTCTACGCCGGCGGCGACTACGAGGCGCGGCGCGGCTCCGGCATCGGGCAGGGTTCGATCTCGCTGCACCCGGGCGGGTTCACCCACGGCCCGCAGCCCGGCGCGGCGGAGCGCTCGATCGGCGCCGAACGCTTCGACGAGCTGGCGGTCATGGTGGACACGTTCCGGCCACTCGACCTCTGCGAACCGGCCCTCGCTGTGGCCGACGAAGAGTACGCCTGGACCTGGTCCCGGCGCTAG
- a CDS encoding cupin domain-containing protein produces the protein MPAHIQRPTRVEAAGSPPKTIEEFAGRVNTGTEAVSIARMTSPTGWREPGQRPEFDEWSLVLRGVLVVEHDGGQLEVKAGEAVLVTAGEWVRYHTPYEGGAEYVAVCLPAFSPETVHRDAA, from the coding sequence ATGCCTGCACACATCCAGCGACCGACCAGGGTCGAAGCCGCCGGTTCACCACCTAAGACGATCGAGGAGTTCGCCGGGCGGGTAAACACCGGCACCGAGGCGGTCAGCATCGCCCGAATGACCAGCCCAACCGGGTGGCGGGAGCCGGGGCAACGGCCGGAGTTCGACGAGTGGTCGCTGGTCCTACGTGGTGTGCTGGTGGTCGAGCACGACGGCGGCCAGCTCGAGGTCAAGGCGGGCGAGGCGGTCCTGGTGACCGCCGGCGAGTGGGTTCGTTACCACACGCCCTACGAGGGCGGCGCCGAATATGTAGCCGTGTGCCTGCCAGCTTTCTCGCCCGAGACGGTGCATCGGGACGCCGCCTGA
- a CDS encoding Fpg/Nei family DNA glycosylase, which produces MPELPDVEGYRRTLAEHGTGHRIQQVEVLDPGVLRDTDPAELASTLAGQQLRRPDRHGKWLLAHTDGPTVLLHFGMTGELRWMRSDEPRHRHDRVVFRLDDGAAELRYRDMRKLQGLRLAHGPGEVEQELAELGPDALGIERDEFLTMLQQRRGAIKPALVDQSRIAGLGNLLADEILWRARVHPTTPARQLTDAQRRRLYDQLRRVLARAVPAGRVPPLPSWLTGVRDQQHPHCPRCGAELSRTTVGGRSTVWCPHCQASD; this is translated from the coding sequence ATGCCAGAGTTGCCCGATGTCGAGGGGTACCGCCGAACCTTGGCGGAGCACGGCACTGGTCACCGGATCCAGCAGGTCGAGGTGCTCGACCCAGGCGTGCTGCGCGACACCGACCCGGCCGAGCTGGCCTCGACCCTGGCCGGTCAACAGCTGCGGCGGCCGGACCGGCACGGCAAGTGGCTGCTGGCGCACACCGACGGACCTACCGTGCTGCTGCACTTCGGGATGACCGGGGAGCTGCGGTGGATGCGGTCGGACGAGCCGCGGCACCGGCATGACCGGGTGGTGTTTCGGCTCGACGACGGGGCGGCGGAGCTTCGCTACCGGGACATGCGCAAACTGCAAGGACTGCGATTGGCGCATGGGCCCGGTGAGGTCGAACAGGAGTTGGCCGAGCTCGGGCCGGACGCGTTGGGGATCGAGCGGGACGAGTTCTTGACGATGCTGCAGCAGCGGCGCGGCGCGATCAAGCCGGCGCTGGTCGACCAGAGCCGGATCGCCGGGCTCGGCAATCTGCTCGCCGATGAGATCCTGTGGCGGGCGCGGGTGCATCCCACCACCCCGGCCCGGCAGCTCACCGACGCGCAGCGGCGCCGGCTCTACGACCAGCTGCGGCGGGTGTTGGCGCGAGCGGTGCCGGCGGGCCGGGTGCCGCCGCTGCCATCCTGGCTCACCGGAGTGCGGGATCAGCAGCATCCGCACTGTCCGCGATGCGGAGCCGAACTCTCCCGTACGACGGTCGGCGGGCGCAGCACCGTGTGGTGCCCGCACTGCCAAGCTTCCGATTAG
- a CDS encoding NAD(P)-dependent oxidoreductase — protein sequence MTNTTATADTYTDVSVIGLGKMGAAMASALLTAGRRTTVWNRTLAKADALVASGAVRAESVADALRASPVAIISLGDYAAVRALLAAHPDALADRTVVNLTTGTPEEARELAEWVTSRGADYLDGAMLAVPQTVGTQDGFFLYSGAAAGFDAHRATLDVLASSHYLGEDPAVAELWDLALLGTGYATLIGFLHSLAILDTVQVPPAQFLPLATRWLHGMLAFLPELAGEVEAQQYGDGVSPVAMNRAAVANLIEASVRRGVDPAVHAPLRALLDRRTADGHGDDSFASLVELLRAGR from the coding sequence ATGACCAACACCACAGCCACAGCAGACACTTACACCGACGTCTCCGTGATCGGCCTCGGAAAGATGGGCGCCGCGATGGCCAGCGCCCTGCTCACCGCCGGCCGGCGGACCACGGTCTGGAACCGCACCCTGGCCAAGGCCGACGCGCTGGTCGCCAGCGGAGCCGTCCGCGCCGAGTCGGTGGCCGACGCGCTCCGGGCCAGCCCGGTGGCGATCATCTCGCTCGGGGACTACGCCGCCGTCCGGGCTTTGCTCGCCGCCCACCCCGACGCACTGGCCGACCGTACCGTGGTCAACCTGACCACCGGCACCCCGGAGGAGGCCCGGGAGCTGGCCGAGTGGGTCACCAGCCGCGGCGCCGACTACCTCGACGGGGCGATGCTGGCGGTGCCGCAGACCGTCGGAACTCAGGACGGATTCTTCCTCTACAGCGGAGCCGCGGCCGGCTTCGACGCACACCGGGCAACCCTGGACGTGTTGGCCAGCAGCCATTACCTGGGCGAGGACCCCGCGGTGGCGGAGCTGTGGGACCTGGCGCTGCTCGGCACCGGCTACGCCACCCTCATCGGGTTCCTCCACAGCCTGGCGATACTGGACACGGTGCAGGTCCCCCCGGCCCAGTTTCTCCCGTTGGCCACCAGGTGGCTGCACGGCATGCTGGCATTCCTACCGGAGCTGGCCGGAGAGGTCGAGGCCCAGCAGTACGGCGACGGGGTCTCCCCGGTGGCGATGAACCGTGCCGCGGTGGCGAACCTGATCGAGGCGAGCGTTCGGCGGGGCGTCGACCCAGCGGTGCACGCACCCTTGCGGGCGCTGCTGGACCGGCGGACCGCCGACGGCCACGGCGACGACAGCTTCGCGAGCCTGGTGGAGCTGTTGCGCGCCGGCCGGTAG
- a CDS encoding AAA family ATPase, with protein sequence MLIRFEASNYRSLAEGVELSMVAVDRDREAAREAPRLGASLLTLAAVYGPNASGKSNVVGALAWLRNAVEDSLRFWEDDIPLEPFAFGAGPTESSAFVLEATVDGVRFEYVLELNPDRVLYEGLFHYPEKKRRRVFEREGSELKLQRGLGGLSGTRDLLTQRALALSVARRFDEPLVSTFARDILRIQVMGQTPQRPRAGAFANRGGRSRPRALGTVSTTRLFDGPDTDQPSLFSVEGQGTKWPALSSREQALALLRIADLGIEDVVIDEQEVLLASSGETRTQRRLRLVHSSGDGPTPLDFSAESEGTRTWFGLIGPVLTALQTGSIIVVDELDASLHPTLSAELLRIFRSTVTNPYGAQLVFTSHDTSLLNHLNRDEVWLTEKRRDGATRLGALADFAGERVRKSQNLENAYLHGRFGGLPQVDQTEFFRALGLIG encoded by the coding sequence GTGCTGATCAGGTTCGAGGCCAGCAACTACCGGTCGCTCGCCGAAGGGGTCGAGCTGTCGATGGTGGCGGTCGACCGGGACCGGGAGGCGGCCCGGGAGGCACCCCGCCTCGGCGCCAGCCTGCTGACGTTAGCTGCGGTGTACGGCCCCAACGCCTCCGGAAAGTCGAACGTGGTCGGCGCCCTGGCCTGGCTCCGCAACGCCGTTGAGGATTCGCTCCGGTTCTGGGAGGACGACATCCCCTTGGAACCGTTCGCCTTCGGCGCCGGACCGACGGAGTCCAGCGCGTTCGTCCTTGAGGCCACCGTCGACGGAGTGCGCTTCGAGTACGTCCTGGAACTCAACCCAGACCGGGTCTTGTACGAGGGCCTCTTCCACTACCCGGAGAAGAAACGACGTCGGGTCTTCGAACGCGAAGGTTCCGAACTGAAACTACAACGCGGTCTCGGTGGCCTGTCCGGCACTCGTGACCTCCTCACCCAACGAGCCTTGGCGCTATCGGTCGCCCGACGCTTCGATGAGCCACTGGTGTCGACTTTCGCTCGAGACATCCTTCGAATCCAAGTCATGGGCCAGACACCACAGCGACCACGAGCGGGCGCATTCGCCAACCGCGGTGGCAGATCGAGGCCGCGTGCGCTGGGCACGGTCAGCACCACGCGGTTGTTCGACGGCCCCGACACCGATCAACCGTCACTCTTCTCCGTCGAGGGCCAGGGCACTAAGTGGCCCGCGCTGAGCAGCCGCGAACAGGCACTGGCGCTACTGCGGATTGCTGATCTCGGTATCGAGGATGTCGTGATCGACGAGCAGGAGGTGCTCCTCGCGAGTTCCGGCGAGACTCGTACCCAGCGCCGGTTACGGCTGGTCCACAGCTCCGGCGATGGTCCGACTCCACTCGACTTCTCGGCGGAATCGGAGGGGACCAGGACCTGGTTCGGACTGATCGGACCGGTATTGACTGCGCTGCAGACAGGATCGATCATCGTCGTCGACGAACTGGACGCCAGCTTGCATCCGACGCTATCGGCGGAGCTGCTGCGGATCTTCCGCAGCACGGTCACCAATCCGTACGGCGCCCAGCTGGTCTTTACATCTCACGACACCAGCCTGCTCAACCACTTGAACCGCGACGAGGTCTGGCTCACAGAGAAACGACGCGACGGCGCCACCCGGCTCGGCGCGCTCGCCGACTTCGCCGGTGAGCGGGTTCGCAAGTCCCAGAACCTGGAAAACGCCTACTTGCATGGCAGGTTCGGAGGCCTTCCCCAGGTCGACCAAACCGAGTTCTTTCGGGCTCTCGGATTGATCGGCTAA
- the mqnE gene encoding aminofutalosine synthase MqnE — protein MAVTLEPARKQELEAKVMAGERLTRADGIDLYECDDLTWLGRLAHHRRTERSGDRVMYNVNRHLNLTNVCSASCAYCSFQRKPGEKAAYTMRVEEAVAKAVEMRDEQLTELHIVNGLHPTLPWKYYPRVLRELKAALPEVSLKAFTATEVQWFEKISGLPAEEILDELMDAGLASLTGGGAEIFDWEVRQHIVDHDTHWEDWSRIHRLAHAKGMRTPATMLYGHIEEPRHRVDHVLRLRELQDETGGFVVFIPLRYQHDFHDSADGVVRNRLQARTTMASPAESLKTFAVSRLLFDNVPHVKCFWVMHGLSVAQLSLNFGVDDLDGSVVEYKITHDADEYGTPSTMHRDDLLHLIWDAGFQPVERNTRYEIVREYDPAPSLAERRAEPQAVTF, from the coding sequence ATGGCAGTCACCCTGGAACCAGCGCGTAAGCAGGAGCTCGAGGCGAAGGTCATGGCCGGCGAGCGGCTCACCCGCGCGGACGGGATCGACCTCTACGAGTGTGACGATCTCACCTGGCTGGGGCGGTTGGCGCACCACCGCCGTACCGAGCGCAGCGGTGACCGGGTGATGTACAACGTCAATCGGCACCTCAACCTGACCAATGTGTGCAGTGCATCTTGCGCCTACTGCTCTTTCCAGCGTAAACCGGGCGAAAAGGCCGCCTACACCATGCGGGTGGAGGAGGCGGTCGCCAAGGCGGTGGAGATGCGCGACGAGCAGCTCACCGAGCTGCACATCGTCAACGGCCTGCACCCCACGCTGCCGTGGAAGTACTACCCCCGGGTGCTGCGGGAGCTCAAGGCGGCGCTGCCGGAGGTGAGCCTCAAAGCTTTCACCGCGACCGAGGTCCAGTGGTTCGAAAAGATCTCCGGCCTGCCCGCCGAGGAGATCCTCGACGAGCTGATGGACGCCGGGTTGGCGTCGCTGACCGGCGGCGGCGCCGAGATCTTCGACTGGGAGGTCCGGCAGCACATCGTCGACCACGACACACACTGGGAAGACTGGTCCCGGATCCACCGGCTGGCGCATGCCAAGGGCATGCGGACCCCGGCCACCATGCTCTACGGCCACATCGAGGAGCCGCGGCACCGGGTCGACCATGTGTTGCGCCTGCGTGAGCTGCAGGACGAGACCGGTGGTTTCGTGGTCTTCATCCCGCTGCGCTACCAGCACGACTTCCATGACTCGGCAGACGGCGTGGTCCGCAACCGGCTGCAGGCGCGCACCACGATGGCGTCGCCCGCCGAGTCGCTGAAGACGTTCGCGGTCTCCCGGCTGTTGTTCGACAACGTGCCGCACGTCAAGTGTTTCTGGGTCATGCACGGGCTGTCGGTCGCGCAACTGTCGCTCAACTTCGGCGTGGATGATCTGGACGGTTCGGTGGTCGAATACAAGATCACCCACGACGCCGACGAGTACGGCACACCGTCCACGATGCACCGTGACGACCTGCTGCACCTGATCTGGGACGCCGGGTTCCAGCCGGTGGAACGCAACACCCGGTACGAGATCGTGCGGGAGTACGACCCGGCGCCGTCGCTGGCGGAGCGGCGGGCCGAGCCGCAGGCGGTCACGTTCTGA
- a CDS encoding ABC transporter permease has product MSTLATALKNLLLLLRHSRYFGMGVALTAAFVVVAGGLVAQATAEVRDQGEATSIMRTIEVRSGGQGEPMPLTEARIDELASIPGVTHVRPWVRVGTLIVEADVAAADAGKAGTLWATPYMGVGQPPVIHAERQQLLPLQDDEAILPARAQGASMVPLLGERVVVEYTQRTSVDTGEARHVELHVVGLYDEAVDGRDGPAAMYISESAAVEMAAAAEGIQSDDFYSGLGFPRVIVEVEAAAAVPDAQRRMSELGYAAASAQSLVDRLPVAMRLLDLLARVLTGALLLSCVIAGLTIGAGLIRSRWRDIARRKAVGATNGRIARLLGVELGLFGLLAGAAGVGFGLAVSTGLQLWLGGGNLFGAQLAAGVFSPAIWVLVGLALAPSAAMLIGALLPLARVSVVPAEEAIRTSAG; this is encoded by the coding sequence ATGAGCACGTTAGCGACTGCGCTTAAGAATCTCCTTCTCCTGCTGCGCCATAGTCGATACTTCGGCATGGGCGTGGCCCTTACCGCGGCGTTTGTTGTGGTCGCGGGTGGCCTCGTGGCACAGGCAACCGCGGAGGTCCGCGACCAGGGCGAAGCGACATCGATAATGCGGACTATCGAAGTCCGTTCCGGGGGTCAGGGCGAACCCATGCCGCTAACCGAAGCACGGATCGATGAGCTTGCAAGCATCCCGGGCGTAACGCACGTGCGTCCGTGGGTGCGGGTCGGCACCCTGATCGTCGAGGCGGACGTAGCGGCGGCTGATGCTGGCAAGGCCGGAACGCTTTGGGCGACACCATACATGGGAGTTGGTCAGCCACCGGTCATCCATGCCGAGCGGCAGCAATTGCTTCCGCTGCAAGATGACGAGGCGATCCTTCCGGCCAGAGCGCAGGGGGCGAGTATGGTTCCCCTATTGGGCGAGCGAGTCGTCGTTGAGTACACGCAACGGACGTCGGTCGACACTGGCGAGGCTCGGCACGTCGAGCTGCATGTCGTAGGGCTCTACGATGAGGCGGTTGACGGGAGAGACGGGCCGGCGGCGATGTATATCAGCGAGTCGGCAGCGGTGGAGATGGCTGCGGCAGCCGAAGGAATCCAGTCGGATGACTTCTACAGCGGGCTCGGCTTTCCGAGGGTCATCGTGGAGGTGGAAGCAGCCGCAGCGGTTCCAGATGCGCAACGCAGAATGAGCGAACTCGGCTACGCTGCGGCCAGTGCGCAGTCGCTCGTGGACCGATTGCCCGTGGCGATGCGGCTGCTCGACCTCCTGGCCAGGGTTCTGACCGGTGCGCTGTTACTTTCGTGCGTGATCGCTGGTCTGACCATCGGGGCAGGCCTGATCCGGTCGCGCTGGCGGGATATTGCCAGGCGCAAGGCGGTCGGCGCCACTAACGGCCGGATCGCTCGATTACTGGGGGTGGAGCTCGGCCTCTTCGGGTTGCTGGCAGGAGCGGCAGGGGTCGGCTTCGGACTTGCGGTCTCTACCGGCCTGCAGCTTTGGCTCGGAGGTGGCAACCTGTTCGGTGCCCAACTGGCGGCAGGCGTTTTCTCTCCTGCTATATGGGTCTTGGTGGGGTTGGCTCTCGCCCCTTCCGCGGCAATGCTCATCGGTGCTCTGCTGCCGCTGGCGCGGGTCTCGGTCGTGCCAGCGGAGGAGGCGATACGTACCTCAGCTGGGTAG
- the fahA gene encoding fumarylacetoacetase produces the protein MATIEGTPGYGRDHLPYGVVLVAGAPTPAVRIGDQALDLAAAEAAGLVDAGGVLRSATTLNPLLAAGPAVWRRVRARLLELFSDPAADATLEELLHPLAQVEPVLPIAVGDYVDFYSSEHHASNVGRIFRPDQEPLLPNWRHLPIGYHGRAGTVVVSGTPIVRPSGQRKPPSQESPSFGPSARLDIEAEVGFVVGAPSPLGAPVPVDRFADHVFGVVLVNDWSARDLQAWEYQPLGPFLGKSFATSVGAWITPLAALSEAWTDAPTQDPPALDYLRESDRRGLDLSLTVRWNDTVVTSPPFAGMYWTPAQQLAHLTVNGASLRTGDLYASGTVSGPRRDQVGSFLELSWGGAEPVTLADGSERTFLADGDTVTIEATAPASGGGRITLAEVTGAVTPARSG, from the coding sequence GTGGCGACGATCGAAGGCACCCCAGGGTACGGCCGGGACCATCTCCCGTACGGGGTGGTGCTGGTGGCCGGGGCTCCGACGCCGGCGGTGCGGATCGGTGACCAGGCGCTGGATCTGGCGGCGGCGGAGGCGGCCGGGCTGGTCGACGCGGGTGGCGTGCTGCGCTCCGCCACCACGCTAAACCCGTTGCTGGCGGCCGGGCCGGCGGTGTGGCGGCGGGTGCGGGCACGGTTGCTGGAGCTGTTCAGTGACCCGGCCGCCGACGCGACGCTGGAGGAGTTGCTGCACCCGCTGGCGCAGGTGGAGCCGGTGCTGCCGATCGCGGTCGGCGACTATGTGGACTTCTACTCGTCGGAGCACCACGCCAGCAATGTCGGCCGGATCTTCCGACCCGACCAGGAACCGCTGCTGCCGAACTGGCGGCATCTGCCGATCGGTTACCACGGCCGGGCCGGCACGGTGGTGGTCTCCGGTACGCCGATCGTCCGGCCGTCGGGTCAGCGCAAGCCGCCGAGCCAGGAGTCGCCCAGCTTCGGCCCGTCGGCCCGGCTCGACATCGAGGCGGAGGTCGGGTTCGTAGTGGGGGCGCCGAGCCCACTCGGCGCCCCGGTGCCGGTGGACCGGTTCGCCGACCACGTCTTCGGGGTGGTGCTGGTCAACGACTGGTCCGCCCGGGACCTGCAAGCCTGGGAGTACCAACCGCTGGGGCCGTTCCTCGGTAAGTCATTCGCCACCTCGGTCGGTGCCTGGATCACCCCGCTGGCGGCGCTGTCGGAGGCGTGGACCGACGCGCCAACGCAGGACCCGCCGGCGCTGGACTACCTCCGGGAGTCCGATCGGCGGGGTCTCGACCTTTCGCTGACCGTCCGGTGGAACGACACGGTGGTCACCTCCCCGCCGTTCGCCGGCATGTACTGGACGCCGGCGCAGCAGTTGGCGCACCTGACCGTCAACGGCGCCTCGCTGCGCACCGGCGACCTCTACGCCTCCGGCACGGTCTCCGGGCCGCGACGGGACCAGGTGGGCTCGTTTCTGGAGTTGAGCTGGGGCGGCGCCGAGCCGGTGACGCTCGCCGACGGGTCGGAGCGGACCTTCCTCGCCGACGGCGACACCGTCACGATCGAGGCGACGGCGCCGGCCAGCGGCGGGGGCCGGATCACCCTCGCCGAGGTCACCGGCGCGGTGACTCCGGCCCGATCTGGCTGA
- a CDS encoding MerR family transcriptional regulator: protein MLIGELARRAGVSERALRYYEEQQLLRPARRSTGYREYKDSDVATVRHIRTLLGAGLSTATIAEVLPCMVADGEQLIPGCPELDPVLRTDRDRLTSAIEDLQSARDVLDAIIARAPQPEPATPSL, encoded by the coding sequence ATGCTGATCGGGGAGCTCGCCCGGCGCGCCGGAGTAAGTGAGCGGGCGCTGCGGTATTACGAGGAGCAGCAGCTCCTCCGGCCTGCCCGACGGTCCACCGGCTACCGGGAGTACAAAGACTCCGATGTCGCCACCGTCCGCCACATTCGGACCCTGCTCGGCGCGGGGCTGAGTACCGCCACCATCGCCGAGGTGTTGCCGTGCATGGTGGCCGACGGTGAGCAGCTGATACCGGGATGTCCGGAGCTCGACCCGGTGCTTCGGACCGACCGGGACCGGCTCACCTCCGCAATCGAGGATCTCCAGTCCGCCCGCGACGTCCTGGACGCCATCATCGCCCGCGCCCCCCAGCCCGAACCAGCCACCCCTTCCCTGTAG